The following proteins are co-located in the Schistocerca nitens isolate TAMUIC-IGC-003100 chromosome 2, iqSchNite1.1, whole genome shotgun sequence genome:
- the LOC126237362 gene encoding troponin C has product MEDEEQKMLMLRKAFQMFAKSGTIDTIKISTILNTMGQLFDDGDLQAIIDEEDTEGSGKVNFDGFCRIASHFLEEEDSEAMQEELKEAFRLYDREGNGYITTGTLREILAALDDKLGPEDLDGIIAEIDTDGSGTVDFDEFMEMMTGE; this is encoded by the exons GAGGACGAAGAGCAGAAGATGCTGA TGTTGCGCAAGGCATTCCAGATGTTCGCCAAGTCGGGCACCATCGATACCATCAAGATCAGCACCATCTTGAACACCATGGGGCAGCTCTTCGATGACGGAGACTTGCAGGCCATCATTGATGAAGAAGACACAGAGG GGTCGGGCAAGGTGAACTTTGACGGCTTCTGCAGGATCGCCTCCCATTTCCTGGAGGAGGAGGACTCGGAAGCCATGCAAGAGGAGCTGAAGGAGGCTTTCAGGCTGTACGACAGGGAAG GAAACGGCTACATCACGACGGGGACGCTGCGAGAAATCCTGGCGGCGCTGGACGACAAGCTGGGACCAGAAGACCTGGACGGCATCATCGCCGAGATTGATACCGACGGCTCCGGCACCGTCGACTTCGACG